The window AAAATCAGACTTTCCTTCAGTCCAGCGACTATAGCTGCCGCCGCTTATTTTCGCGATTTTTCGCATTTCGAGTGCTTGAAGACGTGTTTTAACATAGCTACCGGCATATTTTCTATATTGCGTTTTTCCCCAAAAGTCTTTTCCCAAAGGTATCCGGGCACCTTTCAATGTGCCAAGACCAACACAGAATATTTTTATGCCCTGATTTTTCTCGGACTGTGCCAACGGCACCAAGTATTTTCCATGATTATCTTCCCCATCTGAAAAAAACACGACTGCTTTGGCTGTACCATCAATTTCTCCTAATTTTTTAAGGGCCAATACCAATCCTGCTGCCGGATTCGAGCCTGGTTGCGGCAGCGCATTAATACGTATTTGTTTAAGCGCAATAAGAAAAGACTTATGATCATATGTTGCCGGACACATCACATTGGCTTGCCCGGTAAAGGCAACCAAACCCACTTGTTTTCCGGGAAATTGCGAAACTATTTCCCGAATTGCCGTTTTGGCGGCCAGAAAACGATTTGGAGTAACATCCTGTGCGCGCATGCTGGCCGAACAATCTAAAACAAAATAAATTGCCGTTTTTTTTCTAAGGACTTCTTTTTGAATGGGTTTACCTTGTGGTCTGGCCAAAGCAACAATCATGAGAGCCATTGCCAGCGATACCAGCACCACTTTATACTGCTTTCGCCAAGGCGACCATTGCGGAACCCAATATTGCCAAAAAATCGCCTCAGAAAATTGTCTGAGTTTTTTTTTGTTGCGCTTATACTGCCAATGCTCGAGCGCAACAAAAACCGGAACCAATCCAAGCAAGAACAACAGTTCAGGATTCGCAAATCGCATTATTTATCCGTCCTCAACTTTCATCAAAACATCGCCGAATAAAAACGAGTTGTTCTCAAAACCGCCTCCGTGACCAACAACAAAAGAGCTGCACACAGCACCCAAAAATACATCTCGGAAAAAACACTGTTCCGTTTCAGCGACACAATATTTTTTTCCAGCCCGTCAATGGCGTTCATAACGCGCTCAAACGCTGCCTTGCTATGTGCATGAAAATATTTACCACTTCCCAAAACCGCCAATTTTTCCAAGATCAGTTCATCCGGTTTATCCCAATATTGCGCCCTGCCATAAACGTCATAAAGAGGAACACGTTTTCCGTCAAAATCCCGTTCATATCGCAAAACCAGTTTTTCCCCTCCCAACCCGATGGTATATAATTTCATTTTTTTCTCGGAAATAATTTTTGCAGCAAGCGCAGGTTGAACACCTCTATTATTCACGCCATCCGTTGCCAAAATAATAACCTGCCGGTGCGGTTCAGCAGGTGTACGTTCTTGGTCCCGCTTGACTTCCGGTCCCCGATAAAAATCCACGGGCTCACCCGGCATACGCCGGGCAGGCTGCCCGTGGTATTTTTGTCGGGAGATGATCGCCTCTGGCGATATTTTCACTCGCTTCATCGATGGACTTACCCGGCATACGCCGGGCAGGCTGTCCATCGTGTTCGCGCTAGCACGATAATCAAGCAGTCGATTCACCGCCATCAACAACGCTTCCCCCATGGCCGTCCCCTCCACTCCAATGGTGTTGGTATGCACCGCATTGAGCTGACTTAAAATGCTGCCGTGATCCATGGTCAACGGCGAAAGGGTGAGCGGTGTTCCGGAAAAAACAATCAGCCCGAAACGATCATCAGGACGTTTACTTATAAATTGTTCTAAAACTTTTTTGGCGACACTTAGACGGTTGGGTCGGATATCGTATGCGCGCATACTTTCTGAAAGATCCAGCACCAGCATAATATCCAGACTCTTAATCTCCCGATTAACAGACCTCGTTTCACTCTGCGGTCTGGCAAGAACAACAATCATCAACAAAACCACCAGAATGCGTAAAATAATCGGAATATGACGATAATATTGGTGGGGATCTTTGGTAAGTTGATGAACAATCGAAAATGCCGGGAATTTAATCCCGCGTTTTTTTCGGTTAAAATATCGAACCAGCAAAAATATGCCGGGAATAAGAAACAAAAGAAAAAATGCAATAGGATAGGCCCAGCGAAATTCCCCGGTCAGCATCATTGTTCATCATTCAACTTTCTCGGTTTCTTTTTCATTTTCGAATGTTTGCTCCTCGCCGGAAATTTCTTCATCAATGACCGGTTCAGGTTCGGCCCGTTTTTCAGGATGTTTAATAAGTTCCTTCACTTTGGGGGCCGCTGCTTCAACGTTGTCCGGCGTGGGTGCCACATTGGCAAATTTCACTTTATCACATTCCATGAAATAGCCACGATACTGCTCAAGAAAATCCGGTTTGAACTCGAGTTTTTCCATTTCAGAAATCATTTCCCGGGTGGTCGCCTCTTCCGCTTTAAAACCAAACGTCCCTGCCATATAACGGCGCAAAATCATGGATAAAGATGTGTAAAACTCATCGATTTTCCCCGCTGCTTTGAGCTTCAACGCATCTTCCAACTCATCATACGCACGTTGCTCAGGTGTGCGCGGATCAACCGGTTCCGGGTCCGCGAGTTTGGGTTCGGGCCGATGTTTAAGGTAATACATAATGATAAAATTAAGAATAATCAACGCAATGCCAATCGCAAACGGAAGCCACTGACTCAATGATATGTGTGCAGATTTTTTTACAGGCTTGAGAACATCAATTTCAGGTGTTGGCGTCGGCAACGCTGTTTCACCGGTCGCTTCATTGACAAGCATGGTAATTGAATTTGTTTTCCGAATAATCCTTTGATTGGTGCCCGAATCAATCAATTCAATTTGTGCAGGCGGAATGCTGAATTCCCCTTTGCGATTGGCGACCAGATTGACTTCCTTAAAATTCACAATATGGGTTTTTCCATTTAAAATGCTGACGGAAGAACGTCCAATTATTTCCCCGACTTGAAAATACCGCTTTAAATCAGGCGGGGTAATATCCGGCGAATATTGTTTTTCTCCAGCTGTCATGACTTCAATTGTATATTGAAGAGCATCACCCAAATTGGGTGATGGATTACTGATATGCGCTCTGAAATATTCTTCCGCCGCTGCTGTCCCGGGCAGGACAGCCACCAGCAACAATAGCATCGTTGCTGTTATCTTAAGTATATTGTTTGAAAAAACAATCCGGATCATAGAAATCCCATTTTCATCTATTTTGTAGACTGCCTTTTTAATGCAGTTGACTGCTGCATGCATCCACTCACTATTGAATTCCTATTTTTTCATGTTTTTTAAATTATTTCAATTTTTTCTTCATCTTTTGCACAGCTTGCAGCACACTTTCCGGATCGCTATCAGCAATCAAAATCAATTGCATCCCCTTGCTGAGAACTTCCAGAACTTCACGCCGTTCCTCAAGATACAAATTCGGTGCTAAATCCTTCATTTTAACAACAAAGGGTTGCAAAAGAGGATTGACTGAATCCTGCGCCTTGATGAGTGCCGGAAAACCGCTGGGAACTCTCGCCCAACGTTCCTGTTGCGGTTGGGCGGTCAACCATTGTAAAAATGCCAATGCCTCTTTAGAGCGGTTTGAATTTGTCGTAATCGCGGCAGCCCTTCCTAATCCACCGATTGTATACATAGGATACTGGGCTGTTTTGGGAACAGGAAAACTCATCACACCAAAATCCAATTTAGGGTTCATTTGCTTGAAAACATTCACTGCCCACGATCCGTTCATCATCATCCCGGCACGATCATGGGCGAAAATAACTTCAGCATCCTTATTGGATAAAGCTGCCACGCCTGGATAAAAAAATCCTTTATCGCGCAATTCGACAAAATAATCTAAAATCTGACGGCATTCCGGTGTTGTATAAGGTGCCTCGCCGACATACAAACTGCGAATTTTATCCTTCCCCAAAATCGGCCATGCATAAATCCTAAAAAATGTCTGGTTTACCCAAAGATCTCCAAAACCACAGACCATGGGAGCAATCCCTATTTTCCGAAGTTGATGCCCGGCCTGAATGAATTCATCCCAAGTTTTTGGTGGATTGTCGGGATCCAACCCCGCCTTCTCAAATAATGTCCGATTATAAAATATTTGAATATTCATTGCTGATAACGGCACACCCCAGTGTCGTCCGCCTTTTACGTTGTAAATATTATATTCAGGAAAATAAAGTGCATTGACTGTGCGGGGGAAAAAGGAGTATTCCCATTCGTGGTTACTGCCCTGCATTGCTTTTGAAATATCGAGTATTTTCCCCGCTTTAATATAACGCGCTAAAAGCTCCGGATCATCCGCCAACCCCAACAAATCCGGCAAACGATTGGCCTGCGCTGCTGCCTGAACTTTGTTCCAATAGTCGCGGCCGCGCGATGAAAAAAGTTGAAATTCAACTTCAACCCCGGTCTCCAGTTGATAGCGACTGGCCATTTCTTCAAGAAAATTTTGATAATCAGACCAATAGTGCCAAAATGTTATTTTTTTTGCCGGTTTTTCTTTTGCAAAGGTCGACTGTGGCAGCATACCACCAACAAAACCTGATAAAATAATTACTATCGTTCCAAACCAAGCAATTTTTTTTAAAATAGTTGTACCCATTTCCAATGCCTCCGCTAAAATAAGAATACAATTTTTACGCTTTCAGGCTGTCCAAACCTTGCAAAACCACTACACAACTATTATTCCCAATAAAGAAAAGTGCAGGAGCGAGACTACATCACTCCTGCACTCAATAATACCGGTAATTATTTTTTCTTCATTATTTTTTCTTTTTCTTCTCTGGCTTTTTGCAAAACATTCTGAGGAATGACTTCTCCCAAAATAATACTTTGCAGCCCTTTGGATAAAATTTCCCGCACTTCATTTTTCTCTTCAAGCTTGATATCCGGATTCAGACGTGTCATCCCCTGGGCAAACCCTTTGAGCAAAGGATCAATCTGACTAAGCGAGTCTGAATTGGCCGGAATCTGCTTGGATTCTTTCGCCAGTTGTGATTGGCGATCCTTGTCCACAAACCATTTCAAGAATGCAATTGCTTCTTCCGGATACTCAGAACTTGTAGTAACGGCAACGCCTTTGCCGACACCGCCGAATAAATACATGGGATACTCGGCATCGACGGGTTTTGGAAAGGGAAAAACACCCAGCTCCAATTCATCCGATGCAATTCCCTGGTATACATTGACCGCCCATGACCCATTGAGCATCATGGCCGCTTTTTTGTTGGCAAAATTAATTTCAGCAGTCTTGTTATTCATGTTAATCGTTCCCGGATAAAGAATTTTATGCACACGCATGTCAACCACCCGCTGCATTGCCTTGAGGCAGCCGTCATTGGTATACGGCAATTCACCGGTATATAATTTTTTCATGTTCTCTTTCCCTAAATAGGTCCAGCAATACGCATTAAAAAAGGTATAATCAATCCAGGGTTCGCTCAAACCGGCGACAAACGGTGAAATACCGGCTGCATTAAGTTTCTCACTGATTTCTAAAAACTCACCCCATGTCTTGGGAGGCTTCTCAGGATCCAAGCCGGCTTTTACAAACATATCTTTGTGATAGTATATCTGAATATTCATTACAGTGAGCGGAATGCCCCAAAAAGAATCATCCTTGACTTTGTATGCATTTCCCGCCTCATAGAAAAAAGCTTCCAATGCCCGAGGAAAAAAAGTCTTACGCCATTCACCATTGTTCTTGTTCAACTCTTCGGTAAGCTCATAAATACGGTCTGCGTTGATGTAACGCGCCAAGAGATCGCCACCGCCTGCCAAACCAATAATATCCGGCAATGTCTTGGCTGCTGCTGAAGCTTGCAGTTTCTTGAAATAATCCGACCCGATTAACATCATTTTGACTTTGACGCCGCTTTCTTCTTCATAGTCGGCAGCCATTTTTTTTAGCATGGGCTGTTGGTCTCCCCACCAGTGCCAGACCGTAACAGTCATTTGCTCTACCTGGCCTTCCTTGGGCGCGCACCCAACGAACCCACCTGCAATACTTGTTATAAACAACCCAATTACGAAAAACTTTAAAATGTTCTTCATAAATCTTCCTCCCAGTTTTTATTGCCGACAATATAGAAAATCGTGAATGTTTTACTCTCGCCGGCCTTTACTTTTTCTTCCTTGCTTAAAAGCTCCATCGTATAGAATATCGCATCCTGCCAGACACCGATCCGGTTCATCTGAGATACGTTAAATTTCTGCATAAAATAGCCCTTGCTCCGGGTATCCAACGCCACGACCCAACCCTCATTCGGTTCATAATCATCCTTACCGATTTTAGCATTAAATTTCTCCTCAAGGATCAATGTACGCTCATCATTTTCAGGATCAGCTACTGGAATAATAATCCGATGATCGTCACCGGCAAAATTGTAGGGTCCCGGCGCAAGATCCGGATGATTAAACCACAAATATTTCCGATTGACATCCGTTAAATTTCTAACTGAATAATCCAGTTGTAATTGACGCCCGGCGGAAGGTAATATCATCCGCCTTTCCAACTCCAGTCCATTCTGCGTCCGAGTCTTCATCGCCACAATAATTTTTTCACCTTTTTCCTTCACAACCTCCACTTCCCAGTCATCATTCCATACAAAACCAGGCCATCCACTGGGGAACCAATCATTTACTCCGCCATATTCTATCCAATCTTTTGATTCGGGTATTTTTTTCACTGTCGGATAATTCTGATAAAGCATATTGGCGTTGGAATCACGGTGATAAAACGCCATGATCCTGCCGCCAAGATCACTTTGTAATTGCACCTCCACCTCTTCGTTGGACATAATAATATTGTCATCGCCGCAATTCATCCAATCACCACGCAAAACAAGTGCTTCGCCGGGTACAATCACTGGATATTTCATTATTTCCGTATGCTTTTTCTTGCCATATTCAAAAACAACCTTAATCTCCTGCTCGCCCTTCTGGGTGGCGGTAACATCAAATCGAATAATTTGTTCGCCGCCGTCAGCCACTTTCAAAGGAAACCTGGTCTGACTAAGCAAAAGTCCTGCCGAGGGTTTTAACTCTATTGTCCCAAATGCATTTTTTTTACTGAAAGTAATCAGCCGCAATTGTCCGGTATTCTTTTTCCCGCGCACTAAAACCCGAGGTCCTTCAAATGAAATGACACGCCAGACCGGCGAAACTTCGATTTTTTCCACCTTGGTACGGGTAACATTTTTCCGCACTTGAAACGATGCCGAGATTTTATGCTTTTCAACTGCTTGAATCTGCGGCGGCTTAACCTCCAAAGCAATTTTTTTCTCTTCACGCGGTTTTAATTTCACCACTTTTCTTTTTTTGCCCTTCCAATTATCAGGTATGTTTAAGTGAAGCTGTCCCTTGATTTTTTCAGTAAAGTTGTTTTTGATGCTGACCAAGACAGTTGTCCACTCACCGCTGTCAATGCTCTTACTCTCGGTTTTTACCGCGACTGCAAAAGGCGAATCAACCTGTAAAACACTCTGTGTTGCATGCGTCGTTACTTTTTTTCCTTGTTGACTTACCAACTCACCTTTCAACCACACAACATCACCCGCTTCAGCTGTCGAAGGAATCCGCAAAGGAAACTCCCCTGAAATGGTCTCTCCCCGCTTCAATACCTCAACTGATTCGGTTTTCATATATTGCGTAGGGGACAAAGTAATAAAACCATCTTTGGGCTTTATCACCGGAGAATTTCTTTTAACCATCCAGGCCGAGAGAACGAGTTGTACATTATCCATTTTTATTTTCCTTAAATTTTTCCCCTCCACCCCCACCATCACCTGCGTATTGGCTGCAACCTTATCAACATTAGAAAGAATTTTCAAAGCATACTCAAAATGCCGGTTCGGATTGTATTCAACAACATACTTTACCGCGCCCGTACTGGCCATGTTGGTATCCGTATGAAAAGCAATCGCATGTGGTGTGAGCGCAACCAATGGAATTTCATGCCGTCCTTGCCGCACGGAAATCGCCTCGGCTATTTTCCATTTTGCAGGCCGAGGAATCGTAATAAGCGTATTGTGATGTTCCAATTGCGTGACAATCACTTTATTCCGCTTTCGTTGAACCACAATGTATTGAGGTTCTCCAAGATCAAACCCGTACAGACGGGTGAAACGTCCTGCTAAAAAAGTGCCTTTTCTGTCAGTCGCAATAAATCCATTTCTAGCGACCGTATGATTTAGTACCGGGTATTCATCAAGTTCAGAAAGATTGGCTAAAATCCCCAGATCAGGATATGCCGACCATATCAAATGATGGGATCGAATCTGCTCGTAATTCAGCAATGGTTTTCCTACATATTTCGAAACCACGTGTTTTTGTAATTGATCCGCCAGTTGAAACCATTTTTTTTGATCATGCCATTCTGATACCCAGCGTCCATTAAACATATTGTATCCATGGGCCAAATAAAACGTGATTTTTTCATGACTATCGCAGAACACTTCATGCGCAAGATTATGGTGATAATACAATACGTTTTCATGACTAAGATATTGCGCTATGGGAAAATACTCCCACGAACCCTCACCCCACCAAATATTGTAATCCAGACTTTTGGGAAAGGTGTAAGATGCCATGCCGCAAAATGCGCTCATCAAAGGGACGATCCGGTCATAGCCCTGTTCCGTCAGCAGGGGTCCTGACTTAACATTTTCAAAACAATTTTCGTACCAGCCCTGCGCATAATCGTTGGGATGCCTCAAACTCGAATTCATATCATAATCAATGAAACGGGCGCCAATCTGATCTAAGAACAGCATATCAATTTTATACTCATTAAAAAACTTTTCAGCAATGCGATCTCCGGCCCGTCGTACAGCAGGATGTCGCGGTGACGTTGCCCACCCTTTGCCACCCGAAGCGTAAACCTCAAAAACCGCTTCATTTTTAAAATTTTTACTGGCAACCGCTTTGGGTCCTCCCGAACGCGATAAGGTGGGGCTGACATTCCAAAAAGTATTATTGGTATATGGCATTAAAACAAGGTCATGTTTTTTTGCCAAGGCAATGTTTTTTTTAAAATCCTGATTAGTCCCGAAGGTGGGATTCACCGGCCAAAAATCCGGCATATGCTTGTCAAATCCCTCCAGCCACCATGTCACATAATGTACGATAGTGCCGTAGGGTAATTCCTTAAAATAGGAAGCAACATGGTCAAAATCACGATTCATATCAAGTGATATCTTCAATAAAACACCCTTACGCACTTTGTCAAAAAGACTTTTACCTAATTTGTCAACCAAGCGCGATGTTTGATCCAAACCATTTTCATGTCGATACCGTTTGAGTGCCTGCTCAATTTTTTCACCCACAACCATGCGCAGCGGCTGACTCGCCCAAGCATCCCCCGGTTTGATATACGTTGCCCAACCGTGTTCATAAATACCACACTCCCCTTTGGCCGGGGAATATCCAATGTTAATCCTGGTAGGTTTAATGGGTTGATCCCGCCATAACAAATATGAAGAAAATTTACCGCCATCATCCAAGGACCAATTCACAAAATCAGAAAACAATAGTGGATAGGTGGTTTTCCATTGCCGTTTTCCTTTAAAAAACTTCTGATTAAATCTTACACCCATGGCATACGGAAGATACAAATATTCCAATTTTCGATAATCCAGACAAATACGGGGAATATCCACTGCCGTCACAATTTTTCTTCCATTATTCTGAAATGTTGCCGTGAGATCAAAATAATTATGATCACTAAAAACCAAAAAAAATGTCATAATTGATTTTCCGGAACGATAAACCATTTTTAAGGTGTTTTTTTCATCAAGCCATTTATAGGAAAATCCTGAATTCCGGGAAGATAAAAATTCCTTGGCATTTTGAAAGTCACCTTTTTTGAACATCACACGCCAAAGATAGGAATGCTCGCTGCCCATGGAAACTTCAGATTTATTTGTTTTGTCTTGAATGGATTGAAATGTGCCCGTCGCCCGATCTAAAACAACCTGATAACAGTTGTTCTCGATGGTAATCATTTTATCATCTTCCTTGATTTCCGGGGAACTCTTATCCTCTCGCAATTTGGATACGCGATATTTTTGTCCAAAAAGCTTAATAATTCCACCTTGATCCAAATAACCTTTGCTGCCGGTAAAACAGGCCGCAAGATTTGTTTTACTGATTGCCTGAGGCATCACCAAAGGAGGTGGTGGTTGAATCAATTGCGAAGGAATAATCCCTGCGACCAGTTTAATATTTTTTTTCCCTATGAATTTAACCGAATAAAAATCAGCCCGGTAATCTTTAACGGGGATGGCGGGATTCCCGGTAGTAACACCCAGCGTGAAAATAAATTTCTGCTCACCTTTTAAATATCCCAAATCTTCCGAAAAATCAAAAATATAACTTCCCGGTTTATTGATCTCCGGCTTGATACGATAATATCCCCCGCGAAATTGTTTGCCTTCCAAAACCATATACAAACTTGCATTTAATTCAAAAACGACCACTTCCAATTTCGAGTATTGCGAAAAATCAATTTCCAGTTCTTTAAACACACTACCATATTCTTTAGTTTTATTTTCTCCGGTTATCCGCAGTTTTCCACCTGATTGTTTTGAAAGAAATGCTCCGGAGCTCTGGCCGCTTTTCCAGCGATTTTCCCATCCCAACAGTTCAGTCTGAAGTGTAACATCACTATCCATTTCTATTTGTGAATCAATTTCAATAATTTTACCGCGAGATGAAGAAACAAATTTAAGACCTGACATTTTCATGGATAAATCAATATTCCCCGGACGCTCTCCTGTCGTAATCCCGATCTCAATCCGAACACGCCGGACACCCTTCAAACCGGTGGCTTCACGTACATTATAGGCAAATTTTCCAATTTGATGATTGTCTTCCTGAAGTTTAAGGTAACCATTTGTCAAATCATGGTTTTCAATCAATAAAAACCAATCGGCATTCGGTGTACAACCTGTGACATTAATTTCTAAAAAGGGATATTTATCAAGATTCCAATCAACATAACGATAGACAACGCCGTAATTTTTTTCCCGCTCAGTACCAACGATATGGGCAATCCCGTCTTTGATCTCAAATTTAGCCCCACTCGGTACACCATTGTCCCAAGTATCACGCCATTTTTCAGTCGAAGTATGTTGCACATCAAAAATAGCTAACGAACGTGCTTCACCTTCCTGCAAAAACGTCAGGTTGCCCAACAAAATTAATAAAAAAAATAACGCAAAGGGTAAAGATTTCCTCATTATTTAAACCAACCTCCCGATCTAACGCGCAAACCCCGGTCTAGCCTTTTACCGCCCCGGCTGTAATGCCTTTCAAAATGTATTTGGACAAGAAAAAGTAGATAATTAATAGTGGAATAGTCGCGATGGTAAGTCCGGCCATGAGCAATGGATAATCCGTCAGATGCTCGCCCTGAAACACCATAATACCGCGCTGAATCGGCATCAGTGCACGGTTATTAATGACAATCAAAGCCAACAAAAATTCATTCCACACAGCCAGAACCGTAAAAATCGAAACAGTTGCCATGGCCGGTTTGGCCAGAGGCAAAAATATCCGCCAATATAAATCAAATTTGTTGCAGCCGTCAATAACCGCCGCTTCCTCAATTTCTTTAGGAATATTTTCAAAAAAAGTTTTTAAAATAAAAATAGCCAAAGCCAATGCTGCATTGGTATACGGCAAAATCAATCCCAGACGCGTATCTGCAAGACCCATTTTAATAAGCAAAATATACAATGGAATAAATGCTCCCGGAATGGGAATCATGAGGGATCCGATAAACATAAAATAAAGCACATTGCGGCCAAGAAATTTGTACCGGGCAAAAACATAAGCCGCCATGGACGCTAAAAACAGTGCAAATATCAATGTAACTGCTGTATAAAAAACGCTGTTAAAAAAATAAATTCCAAAAGACCCGACTTTCCAGGCAGTCACATAATTTATAAATTTCCAGGCATGGGGTATAATAGAAATATTGGAAAAAACCTCGTTTTGTTCTTTCAGCGAAGAAGCGAACATCCACACCAAAGGAAATATA is drawn from bacterium and contains these coding sequences:
- a CDS encoding VWA domain-containing protein, translated to MRFANPELLFLLGLVPVFVALEHWQYKRNKKKLRQFSEAIFWQYWVPQWSPWRKQYKVVLVSLAMALMIVALARPQGKPIQKEVLRKKTAIYFVLDCSASMRAQDVTPNRFLAAKTAIREIVSQFPGKQVGLVAFTGQANVMCPATYDHKSFLIALKQIRINALPQPGSNPAAGLVLALKKLGEIDGTAKAVVFFSDGEDNHGKYLVPLAQSEKNQGIKIFCVGLGTLKGARIPLGKDFWGKTQYRKYAGSYVKTRLQALEMRKIAKISGGSYSRWTEGKSDFRKLIVTIRKDSKTIPGTGKIWAYFEYFPWLVFMAFLLLLVEPTISLTGRRRYE
- a CDS encoding VWA domain-containing protein codes for the protein MMLTGEFRWAYPIAFFLLFLIPGIFLLVRYFNRKKRGIKFPAFSIVHQLTKDPHQYYRHIPIILRILVVLLMIVVLARPQSETRSVNREIKSLDIMLVLDLSESMRAYDIRPNRLSVAKKVLEQFISKRPDDRFGLIVFSGTPLTLSPLTMDHGSILSQLNAVHTNTIGVEGTAMGEALLMAVNRLLDYRASANTMDSLPGVCRVSPSMKRVKISPEAIISRQKYHGQPARRMPGEPVDFYRGPEVKRDQERTPAEPHRQVIILATDGVNNRGVQPALAAKIISEKKMKLYTIGLGGEKLVLRYERDFDGKRVPLYDVYGRAQYWDKPDELILEKLAVLGSGKYFHAHSKAAFERVMNAIDGLEKNIVSLKRNSVFSEMYFWVLCAALLLLVTEAVLRTTRFYSAMF
- a CDS encoding DUF6259 domain-containing protein; this encodes MRKSLPFALFFLLILLGNLTFLQEGEARSLAIFDVQHTSTEKWRDTWDNGVPSGAKFEIKDGIAHIVGTEREKNYGVVYRYVDWNLDKYPFLEINVTGCTPNADWFLLIENHDLTNGYLKLQEDNHQIGKFAYNVREATGLKGVRRVRIEIGITTGERPGNIDLSMKMSGLKFVSSSRGKIIEIDSQIEMDSDVTLQTELLGWENRWKSGQSSGAFLSKQSGGKLRITGENKTKEYGSVFKELEIDFSQYSKLEVVVFELNASLYMVLEGKQFRGGYYRIKPEINKPGSYIFDFSEDLGYLKGEQKFIFTLGVTTGNPAIPVKDYRADFYSVKFIGKKNIKLVAGIIPSQLIQPPPPLVMPQAISKTNLAACFTGSKGYLDQGGIIKLFGQKYRVSKLREDKSSPEIKEDDKMITIENNCYQVVLDRATGTFQSIQDKTNKSEVSMGSEHSYLWRVMFKKGDFQNAKEFLSSRNSGFSYKWLDEKNTLKMVYRSGKSIMTFFLVFSDHNYFDLTATFQNNGRKIVTAVDIPRICLDYRKLEYLYLPYAMGVRFNQKFFKGKRQWKTTYPLLFSDFVNWSLDDGGKFSSYLLWRDQPIKPTRINIGYSPAKGECGIYEHGWATYIKPGDAWASQPLRMVVGEKIEQALKRYRHENGLDQTSRLVDKLGKSLFDKVRKGVLLKISLDMNRDFDHVASYFKELPYGTIVHYVTWWLEGFDKHMPDFWPVNPTFGTNQDFKKNIALAKKHDLVLMPYTNNTFWNVSPTLSRSGGPKAVASKNFKNEAVFEVYASGGKGWATSPRHPAVRRAGDRIAEKFFNEYKIDMLFLDQIGARFIDYDMNSSLRHPNDYAQGWYENCFENVKSGPLLTEQGYDRIVPLMSAFCGMASYTFPKSLDYNIWWGEGSWEYFPIAQYLSHENVLYYHHNLAHEVFCDSHEKITFYLAHGYNMFNGRWVSEWHDQKKWFQLADQLQKHVVSKYVGKPLLNYEQIRSHHLIWSAYPDLGILANLSELDEYPVLNHTVARNGFIATDRKGTFLAGRFTRLYGFDLGEPQYIVVQRKRNKVIVTQLEHHNTLITIPRPAKWKIAEAISVRQGRHEIPLVALTPHAIAFHTDTNMASTGAVKYVVEYNPNRHFEYALKILSNVDKVAANTQVMVGVEGKNLRKIKMDNVQLVLSAWMVKRNSPVIKPKDGFITLSPTQYMKTESVEVLKRGETISGEFPLRIPSTAEAGDVVWLKGELVSQQGKKVTTHATQSVLQVDSPFAVAVKTESKSIDSGEWTTVLVSIKNNFTEKIKGQLHLNIPDNWKGKKRKVVKLKPREEKKIALEVKPPQIQAVEKHKISASFQVRKNVTRTKVEKIEVSPVWRVISFEGPRVLVRGKKNTGQLRLITFSKKNAFGTIELKPSAGLLLSQTRFPLKVADGGEQIIRFDVTATQKGEQEIKVVFEYGKKKHTEIMKYPVIVPGEALVLRGDWMNCGDDNIIMSNEEVEVQLQSDLGGRIMAFYHRDSNANMLYQNYPTVKKIPESKDWIEYGGVNDWFPSGWPGFVWNDDWEVEVVKEKGEKIIVAMKTRTQNGLELERRMILPSAGRQLQLDYSVRNLTDVNRKYLWFNHPDLAPGPYNFAGDDHRIIIPVADPENDERTLILEEKFNAKIGKDDYEPNEGWVVALDTRSKGYFMQKFNVSQMNRIGVWQDAIFYTMELLSKEEKVKAGESKTFTIFYIVGNKNWEEDL
- a CDS encoding extracellular solute-binding protein is translated as MGTTILKKIAWFGTIVIILSGFVGGMLPQSTFAKEKPAKKITFWHYWSDYQNFLEEMASRYQLETGVEVEFQLFSSRGRDYWNKVQAAAQANRLPDLLGLADDPELLARYIKAGKILDISKAMQGSNHEWEYSFFPRTVNALYFPEYNIYNVKGGRHWGVPLSAMNIQIFYNRTLFEKAGLDPDNPPKTWDEFIQAGHQLRKIGIAPMVCGFGDLWVNQTFFRIYAWPILGKDKIRSLYVGEAPYTTPECRQILDYFVELRDKGFFYPGVAALSNKDAEVIFAHDRAGMMMNGSWAVNVFKQMNPKLDFGVMSFPVPKTAQYPMYTIGGLGRAAAITTNSNRSKEALAFLQWLTAQPQQERWARVPSGFPALIKAQDSVNPLLQPFVVKMKDLAPNLYLEERREVLEVLSKGMQLILIADSDPESVLQAVQKMKKKLK
- a CDS encoding BatD family protein, whose amino-acid sequence is MIRIVFSNNILKITATMLLLLVAVLPGTAAAEEYFRAHISNPSPNLGDALQYTIEVMTAGEKQYSPDITPPDLKRYFQVGEIIGRSSVSILNGKTHIVNFKEVNLVANRKGEFSIPPAQIELIDSGTNQRIIRKTNSITMLVNEATGETALPTPTPEIDVLKPVKKSAHISLSQWLPFAIGIALIILNFIIMYYLKHRPEPKLADPEPVDPRTPEQRAYDELEDALKLKAAGKIDEFYTSLSMILRRYMAGTFGFKAEEATTREMISEMEKLEFKPDFLEQYRGYFMECDKVKFANVAPTPDNVEAAAPKVKELIKHPEKRAEPEPVIDEEISGEEQTFENEKETEKVE
- a CDS encoding extracellular solute-binding protein, yielding MKNILKFFVIGLFITSIAGGFVGCAPKEGQVEQMTVTVWHWWGDQQPMLKKMAADYEEESGVKVKMMLIGSDYFKKLQASAAAKTLPDIIGLAGGGDLLARYINADRIYELTEELNKNNGEWRKTFFPRALEAFFYEAGNAYKVKDDSFWGIPLTVMNIQIYYHKDMFVKAGLDPEKPPKTWGEFLEISEKLNAAGISPFVAGLSEPWIDYTFFNAYCWTYLGKENMKKLYTGELPYTNDGCLKAMQRVVDMRVHKILYPGTINMNNKTAEINFANKKAAMMLNGSWAVNVYQGIASDELELGVFPFPKPVDAEYPMYLFGGVGKGVAVTTSSEYPEEAIAFLKWFVDKDRQSQLAKESKQIPANSDSLSQIDPLLKGFAQGMTRLNPDIKLEEKNEVREILSKGLQSIILGEVIPQNVLQKAREEKEKIMKKK